From the Oleiphilus messinensis genome, one window contains:
- a CDS encoding histidine phosphatase family protein translates to MVKLQHDRPRLFAAFIRHGDYEQLEHTPSAHQPFPLTARGHQQAIIAAHELYVFLTEWKCALAPVIDASQLLRAWQTAMGINSELKSLFAAHPEAGIDQANYDVQVESFDALAERSVGSLANLTIPQIEAIIEADPRYPALPQDWKSNSHFRLPLQGAESLMEAGFRVATHIQSGMEALMESAVKDTLKVFVGHGASIRHAAHHLGILAFDEIARLSMFHGKPVIVEFGPDTAQWQQVAGNWKVRGQKTVYTD, encoded by the coding sequence ATGGTTAAACTACAGCACGATCGACCACGGCTTTTTGCTGCATTTATCCGGCATGGTGATTATGAGCAACTTGAACATACACCCAGTGCGCATCAGCCCTTTCCATTGACCGCCAGAGGACATCAGCAGGCGATTATAGCAGCCCACGAACTTTATGTATTTCTGACGGAATGGAAGTGTGCGCTTGCGCCCGTGATCGATGCGTCTCAATTATTGCGTGCCTGGCAAACGGCTATGGGAATTAACTCGGAGTTGAAATCTCTTTTTGCTGCACACCCGGAAGCAGGAATCGATCAGGCTAATTACGATGTTCAGGTCGAAAGTTTTGATGCGCTTGCTGAACGAAGCGTTGGTTCATTGGCCAATTTGACCATTCCACAGATTGAAGCGATTATCGAGGCTGATCCCCGATATCCGGCGTTACCGCAAGACTGGAAATCCAATAGTCACTTTCGCTTACCGTTGCAAGGTGCGGAATCTTTGATGGAGGCGGGATTTCGTGTGGCGACTCATATCCAATCAGGAATGGAGGCCCTCATGGAATCGGCAGTTAAAGATACGCTGAAAGTTTTTGTGGGGCATGGTGCGTCAATTCGTCACGCTGCGCACCATCTGGGAATATTGGCATTTGATGAAATTGCGCGATTGAGTATGTTTCATGGTAAACCGGTAATCGTAGAATTTGGCCCTGATACCGCGCAGTGG
- a CDS encoding NUDIX domain-containing protein, whose amino-acid sequence MTRGTEERPSENNGIRRLFLLRHGKAEKLFEGDDRQRPIKTRGKRDAQRVGAWMQRTGLHLDQVISSPALRTRTAAEKSVKAMGQSVQCIHDDPCLYDGQLVDLLNMIEGVQPKCRHLMLVGHKSGLEALLHYLFPVQESSIRMRKGALVCIDVMSDWSGFAPETVRWVEQITPDQLPEKFQYPAPNGDFWRDRPAYYYTQSAVIPYRMENGLLEILVMGSSSGRHWGVPKGIAEPGLSLQDSAAKEAFEEAGVLGAIDGVVGDYDYPKWGGRCSVAVYSLRVTEVLAEADWPEFHRGRRWLSPDAAVACVEQPELRRLLSRWLQTVKA is encoded by the coding sequence ATGACCCGTGGCACAGAAGAAAGGCCAAGTGAAAACAATGGAATTCGCAGGCTGTTTTTACTGCGCCATGGGAAGGCGGAGAAACTGTTTGAAGGTGATGACCGACAAAGGCCCATTAAAACCCGTGGTAAACGTGATGCTCAGCGGGTTGGTGCCTGGATGCAACGAACCGGGTTGCACCTGGATCAGGTGATATCATCGCCAGCACTCCGAACGCGCACGGCCGCAGAGAAAAGTGTAAAAGCGATGGGACAGTCTGTGCAGTGTATCCACGATGATCCGTGTTTGTATGACGGGCAGCTTGTGGATTTACTCAACATGATTGAAGGGGTTCAGCCGAAATGCCGGCATCTGATGTTGGTGGGTCATAAATCTGGATTGGAGGCATTACTCCACTATCTTTTCCCGGTGCAGGAGAGCTCAATTCGAATGCGCAAGGGCGCGTTGGTCTGTATTGATGTGATGTCGGATTGGTCCGGTTTTGCCCCTGAAACCGTGCGCTGGGTAGAGCAGATTACACCGGATCAGCTACCTGAAAAATTTCAGTATCCCGCACCCAATGGCGATTTTTGGCGAGATCGCCCCGCTTATTACTACACCCAGTCTGCCGTTATACCTTACCGTATGGAAAACGGGCTATTGGAAATATTGGTAATGGGGTCAAGTTCCGGACGCCATTGGGGAGTGCCAAAGGGCATCGCTGAACCGGGCCTCAGTTTGCAGGATTCCGCTGCCAAGGAAGCATTCGAGGAGGCCGGGGTTCTGGGCGCAATTGATGGTGTTGTTGGTGACTATGATTATCCGAAATGGGGAGGCCGCTGTTCTGTGGCAGTCTACTCGCTTCGTGTCACAGAGGTGCTGGCGGAAGCCGATTGGCCTGAATTCCACCGAGGCCGGCGCTGGCTCAGTCCTGATGCGGCTGTGGCCTGTGTAGAGCAACCTGAGCTGAGGCGGTTACTCTCCAGGTGGCTGCAAACAGTAAAAGCTTGA